A window of candidate division KSB1 bacterium contains these coding sequences:
- a CDS encoding methyltransferase domain-containing protein, whose amino-acid sequence MSEWLHHPDRLRWNEKFLRRGMNAFGQEPAAWLVEHEDLLRRQPGGLVLDLACGAGRNAFYLAQLGFTVEAVDLSDVALAWLAEQARQRGARILPVVMNLAEAALPSARYQVIINFNYLERRLHHQIKQALQPGGLLLFETMTTDQLALAGGKFNPEFLLQPNELLHAFSDLRILHYREAVIRGCADCREKAVASLVARKHE is encoded by the coding sequence ATGAGTGAATGGTTGCATCATCCTGACCGGCTGCGCTGGAACGAAAAATTCCTGCGCCGCGGCATGAATGCCTTTGGCCAGGAGCCGGCCGCGTGGCTGGTGGAACATGAAGACCTGCTGCGCCGGCAGCCCGGCGGGCTGGTCCTCGATCTGGCGTGCGGTGCCGGGCGCAACGCCTTCTATCTGGCGCAGCTCGGTTTCACGGTGGAGGCCGTTGACCTCTCGGATGTCGCCCTCGCCTGGCTTGCCGAACAGGCACGGCAGCGGGGCGCCCGCATCCTGCCGGTGGTGATGAATCTCGCCGAAGCCGCGCTGCCGAGCGCGCGGTATCAAGTCATCATCAACTTCAATTATCTCGAACGCCGGCTCCACCACCAAATCAAACAGGCGCTGCAACCCGGCGGTTTACTGCTCTTCGAAACCATGACCACGGACCAGCTCGCGCTGGCGGGCGGCAAATTCAATCCCGAGTTTCTGCTCCAGCCCAACGAACTCTTGCACGCTTTCTCCGATTTGCGCATCCTGCACTATCGCGAGGCTGTCATCCGCGGCTGCGCCGATTGCCGGGAGAAAGCGGTTGCCAGCCTGGTGGCGCGCAAACATGAGTGA
- the miaA gene encoding tRNA (adenosine(37)-N6)-dimethylallyltransferase MiaA gives MSEAFPNPPALVIAGPTASGKTEVALALARRLPAEIVSADSRQIYRGMDIGTAKPTPAQRRQVPHHFIDIRNPDEWYTAGEYGRAARRVVVEIMQRGKTPLIVGGSGFYLQALLQGLSTALPSDLRLRAQLQQRLRDEGAPALHRELARIDPPAAARLHPNDGHRLVRALEVYQLSGCTLTELQRQAGEPPSFRYRFFCLALERSRLYQRINRRVEEMVAAGLLEECRRLLALGYSPQLNALQTVGYQEAFQFLNGEISHAEMVALIQRHTRQYAKRQLTWFRRRPNCEWLTLQEQALPETAVELILRAITDHAGRGGSKTG, from the coding sequence ATGAGTGAAGCTTTTCCCAACCCTCCCGCCCTTGTTATCGCCGGGCCGACCGCCTCGGGCAAAACAGAAGTGGCGCTGGCGCTCGCCCGCCGCCTGCCGGCGGAAATCGTTTCCGCCGATTCCCGGCAAATCTATCGCGGCATGGACATCGGCACGGCCAAGCCCACGCCGGCGCAGCGCCGCCAGGTGCCGCATCATTTCATTGACATCCGCAATCCCGACGAGTGGTATACCGCGGGTGAATATGGCCGGGCTGCGCGCAGGGTGGTTGTCGAAATCATGCAGCGCGGCAAAACCCCGCTGATCGTGGGCGGCTCGGGCTTTTATTTGCAAGCCTTGCTGCAGGGCTTGTCAACCGCCCTGCCCTCGGATCTGCGGTTGCGCGCACAACTGCAGCAAAGATTGCGGGACGAGGGTGCGCCCGCCCTGCATCGGGAGTTGGCGCGCATTGATCCGCCGGCCGCCGCGCGCTTGCATCCCAATGACGGCCATCGCCTGGTGCGTGCACTGGAGGTTTATCAACTCAGCGGCTGCACGCTTACCGAGCTGCAGCGCCAGGCCGGCGAGCCGCCGTCCTTTCGCTATCGTTTTTTCTGTCTGGCCCTGGAACGCAGCCGGCTGTATCAACGCATCAACCGGCGCGTCGAGGAAATGGTGGCAGCCGGCCTGCTCGAAGAATGCCGCCGCCTGCTGGCGCTTGGCTATTCGCCGCAGTTGAACGCCCTGCAAACCGTCGGCTATCAGGAGGCCTTCCAATTTCTCAACGGCGAAATCTCACATGCCGAAATGGTCGCACTGATTCAGCGCCACACCCGCCAGTATGCCAAACGGCAGTTGACCTGGTTTCGCCGGCGGCCGAACTGTGAGTGGCTGACATTGCAGGAGCAGGCGCTGCCCGAGACGGCGGTTGAATTGATTTTGCGGGCAATCACTGACCATGCCGGCCGGGGCGGGAGCAAGACGGGCTGA
- a CDS encoding LPP20 family lipoprotein — MFTSQTRLAALSLAVCLLFAGSTLHAQVVQTVGTSGAVDWSQQKIRATGIAAPNPNLPFGAQRPAALEAAKLVALRNLVQTVNGMAITSESTVKNMILENDEIRTRVEGYVRGFTVVDTRYMSDTSVEVDVEVPLAGLAELLLPPGKVMPVGGTPAVPGTAGYPAAPAAAPVSGAATGLIIDAKGLSVTPAMAPKVLDEDGNEVYGSKYVDREWAVKQGMVGYAKDVPSARTNQRVAPNPIVVKAIKAVGNNKADVVISNQDAQMLKQRAESESFLTKCQVMVVVD; from the coding sequence ATGTTCACAAGTCAAACACGGCTTGCGGCTTTGAGCCTGGCAGTGTGCCTGCTCTTCGCCGGCAGCACGCTGCACGCACAGGTGGTGCAAACCGTGGGCACGAGCGGTGCCGTGGACTGGAGTCAGCAAAAAATCCGCGCCACCGGAATCGCTGCGCCCAATCCCAACCTGCCGTTCGGTGCGCAGCGGCCCGCCGCGCTGGAGGCCGCCAAGCTGGTGGCTCTGCGCAATTTGGTGCAGACGGTAAACGGCATGGCGATCACTTCGGAGTCGACCGTCAAGAACATGATCCTGGAAAATGATGAAATCCGCACGCGCGTGGAGGGCTATGTGCGCGGCTTCACGGTGGTGGATACGCGCTACATGAGCGACACCTCGGTGGAGGTCGACGTCGAAGTTCCACTCGCCGGCCTGGCGGAGTTGCTGCTGCCACCCGGCAAAGTGATGCCGGTGGGTGGCACGCCTGCCGTGCCTGGAACCGCCGGCTATCCCGCCGCGCCTGCGGCCGCGCCGGTCTCCGGAGCCGCCACCGGCTTGATCATCGACGCCAAGGGCTTGTCGGTCACGCCCGCCATGGCGCCGAAAGTGCTCGATGAAGACGGCAACGAAGTTTATGGTTCGAAGTACGTTGACCGCGAATGGGCGGTGAAGCAGGGCATGGTGGGGTATGCCAAGGATGTGCCGTCGGCGCGCACCAATCAACGCGTGGCACCCAACCCCATTGTGGTGAAGGCCATCAAAGCAGTCGGCAACAACAAAGCCGACGTGGTGATCTCCAATCAGGATGCGCAAATGCTCAAGCAACGCGCGGAAAGCGAGAGCTTCCTCACCAAATGCCAGGTGATGGTGGTGGTTGACTGA